The following coding sequences are from one Nicotiana tomentosiformis chromosome 3, ASM39032v3, whole genome shotgun sequence window:
- the LOC104106028 gene encoding anthranilate synthase alpha subunit 1, chloroplastic-like isoform X2, whose protein sequence is MQSLPISHRLFPATHRKVLPFAVISSRSSTSALALRVCTLQCRCLHSSSLVMDEDRFIEASKSGNLIPLHKTIFSDHLTPVLAYRCLVKEDDREAPSFLFESVEPGFRGSSVGRYSVVGAQPSMEIVAKEHNVTILDHHTGKLTQKTVQDPMTIPRSISEGWKPRLIDELPDTFCGGWVGYFSYDTVRYVENRKLPFLRAPEDDRNLADIQLGLYEDVIVFDHVEKKAHVVHWVRLDQYSSLPEAYLDGKKRLEILVSRVQGIESPRLSPGSVDFCTHAFGPSLTKGNMTSEEYKNAVLQAKEHIAAGDIFQIVLSQRFERRTFADPFEVYRALRIVNPSPYMTYIQARGCILVASSPEILTRVKKRRIVNRPLAGTSRRGKTPDEDVMLEMQMLKDEKQRAEHIMLVDLGRNDVGKVSKPGSVNVEKLMSVERYSHVMHISSTVSGELLDHLTCWDALRAALPVGTVSGAPKVKAMELIDQLEVARRGPYSGGFGGISFSGASKRQEWVAHLQSGAGIVADSNPDEEQIECENKVAGLCRAIDLAESAFVKGRHKPSVKINGSVPNLFSRVQRQTSVMSKDRVHEKRN, encoded by the exons TTATGGATGAGGACAGGTTCATTGAAGCTTCTAAAAGCGGGAACTTGATTCCGCTGCACAAAACCATTTTTTCTGATCATCTGACTCCGGTGCTGGCTTACCGGTGTTTGGTGAAAGAGGACGACCGTGAAGCTCCAAGCTTTCTCTTTGAATCCGTTGAACCTGGTTTTCGAGGTTCTAGTGTT GGTCGCTACAGCGTGGTGGGGGCTCAACCATCTATGGAAATTGTGGCTAAGGAACACAATGTGACTATATTGGACCACCACACTGGAAAATTGACCCAGAAGACTGTCCAAGATCCCATGACGATTCCGAGGAGTATTTCTGAGGGATGGAAGCCCAGACTCATTGATGAACTTCCTGATACCTTTTGTG GTGGATGGGTTGGTTATTTCTCATATGACACAGTTCGGTATGTAGAGAACAGGAAGTTGCCATTCCTAAGGGCTCCAGAGGATGACCGGAACCTTGCAGATATTCAATTAGGACTATACGAAGATGTCATTGTGTTTGATCATGTTGAGAAG AAAGCACATGTGGTTCACTGGGTGCGGTTGGATCAGTATTCATCTCTTCCTGAGGCATATCTTGATGGGAAGAAACGCTTGGAAATATTAGTGTCTAGAGTACAAGGAATTGAGTC TCCAAGGTTATCTCCCGGTTCTGTGGATTTCTGTACTCATGCTTTTGGACCTTCATTAACCAAGGGAAACATGACAAGTGAGGAGTACAAGAATGCTGTCTTACAAGCAAAGGAGCACATTGCTGCAGGAGACATATTTCAAATCGTTTTAAGTCAACGCTTTGAGAGAAGAACATTTGCTGACCCATTTGAAGTGTACAGAGCATTAAGAATTGTGAATCCAAGCCCATATATGACTTACATACAA GCCAGAGGCTGTATTTTAGTTGCATCGAGCCCAGAAATTTTGACACGTGTGAAGAAG AGAAGAATTGTTAATCGACCACTGGCTGGGACAAGCAGAAGAGGGAAGACACCTGATGAGGATGTGATGTTGGAAATGCAGATGTTAAAAGATGAGAAACAACGCGCAGAGCACATCATGCTGGTTGATTTAGGACGAAATGATGTAGGAAAG GTGTCAAAACCTGGTTCTGTGAATGTCGAAAAGCTCATGAGCGTTGAGCGGTATTCCCATGTGATGCACATAAGCTCCACG GTCTCTGGAGAGTTGCTTGATCATTTAACCTGTTGGGATGCACTACGTGCTGCATTGCCTGTTGGGACCGTCAGTGGAGCACCAAAG GTAAAGGCCATGGAGTTGATTGATCAGCTAGAAGTAGCTCGGAGAGGGCCTTACAGTGGTGGGTTTGGAGGCATTTCCTTTTCAG GTGCCAGCAAGCGTCAGGAATGGGTTGCTCATCTCCAATCCGGGGCTGGAATTGTGGCTGATAGTAATCCTGATGAGGAACAGATAGAATGCGAGAATAAAGTAGCCGGTCTGTGCCGAGCCATTGACTTGGCCGAGTCAGCTTTTGTAAAGGGAAGACACAAACCGTCAGTCAAGATAAATGGTTCTGTGCCAAATCTATTTTCAAGGGTACAACGTCAAACATCTGTTATGTCGAAGGACAGAGTACATGAGAAAAGAAACTAG
- the LOC104106028 gene encoding anthranilate synthase alpha subunit 1, chloroplastic-like isoform X1: MQSLPISHRLFPATHRKVLPFAVISSRSSTSALALRVCTLQCRCLHSSSLVMDEDRFIEASKSGNLIPLHKTIFSDHLTPVLAYRCLVKEDDREAPSFLFESVEPGFRGSSVGRYSVVGAQPSMEIVAKEHNVTILDHHTGKLTQKTVQDPMTIPRSISEGWKPRLIDELPDTFCGGWVGYFSYDTVRYVENRKLPFLRAPEDDRNLADIQLGLYEDVIVFDHVEKKAHVVHWVRLDQYSSLPEAYLDGKKRLEILVSRVQGIESPRLSPGSVDFCTHAFGPSLTKGNMTSEEYKNAVLQAKEHIAAGDIFQIVLSQRFERRTFADPFEVYRALRIVNPSPYMTYIQARGCILVASSPEILTRVKKRRIVNRPLAGTSRRGKTPDEDVMLEMQMLKDEKQRAEHIMLVDLGRNDVGKVSKPGSVNVEKLMSVERYSHVMHISSTVSGELLDHLTCWDALRAALPVGTVSGAPKVKAMELIDQLEVARRGPYSGGFGGISFSGDMDIALALRTMVFLNGARYDTMYSYTGASKRQEWVAHLQSGAGIVADSNPDEEQIECENKVAGLCRAIDLAESAFVKGRHKPSVKINGSVPNLFSRVQRQTSVMSKDRVHEKRN, translated from the exons TTATGGATGAGGACAGGTTCATTGAAGCTTCTAAAAGCGGGAACTTGATTCCGCTGCACAAAACCATTTTTTCTGATCATCTGACTCCGGTGCTGGCTTACCGGTGTTTGGTGAAAGAGGACGACCGTGAAGCTCCAAGCTTTCTCTTTGAATCCGTTGAACCTGGTTTTCGAGGTTCTAGTGTT GGTCGCTACAGCGTGGTGGGGGCTCAACCATCTATGGAAATTGTGGCTAAGGAACACAATGTGACTATATTGGACCACCACACTGGAAAATTGACCCAGAAGACTGTCCAAGATCCCATGACGATTCCGAGGAGTATTTCTGAGGGATGGAAGCCCAGACTCATTGATGAACTTCCTGATACCTTTTGTG GTGGATGGGTTGGTTATTTCTCATATGACACAGTTCGGTATGTAGAGAACAGGAAGTTGCCATTCCTAAGGGCTCCAGAGGATGACCGGAACCTTGCAGATATTCAATTAGGACTATACGAAGATGTCATTGTGTTTGATCATGTTGAGAAG AAAGCACATGTGGTTCACTGGGTGCGGTTGGATCAGTATTCATCTCTTCCTGAGGCATATCTTGATGGGAAGAAACGCTTGGAAATATTAGTGTCTAGAGTACAAGGAATTGAGTC TCCAAGGTTATCTCCCGGTTCTGTGGATTTCTGTACTCATGCTTTTGGACCTTCATTAACCAAGGGAAACATGACAAGTGAGGAGTACAAGAATGCTGTCTTACAAGCAAAGGAGCACATTGCTGCAGGAGACATATTTCAAATCGTTTTAAGTCAACGCTTTGAGAGAAGAACATTTGCTGACCCATTTGAAGTGTACAGAGCATTAAGAATTGTGAATCCAAGCCCATATATGACTTACATACAA GCCAGAGGCTGTATTTTAGTTGCATCGAGCCCAGAAATTTTGACACGTGTGAAGAAG AGAAGAATTGTTAATCGACCACTGGCTGGGACAAGCAGAAGAGGGAAGACACCTGATGAGGATGTGATGTTGGAAATGCAGATGTTAAAAGATGAGAAACAACGCGCAGAGCACATCATGCTGGTTGATTTAGGACGAAATGATGTAGGAAAG GTGTCAAAACCTGGTTCTGTGAATGTCGAAAAGCTCATGAGCGTTGAGCGGTATTCCCATGTGATGCACATAAGCTCCACG GTCTCTGGAGAGTTGCTTGATCATTTAACCTGTTGGGATGCACTACGTGCTGCATTGCCTGTTGGGACCGTCAGTGGAGCACCAAAG GTAAAGGCCATGGAGTTGATTGATCAGCTAGAAGTAGCTCGGAGAGGGCCTTACAGTGGTGGGTTTGGAGGCATTTCCTTTTCAGGTGACATGGACATCGCACTAGCTCTAAGGACGATGGTATTCCTCAATGGAGCTCGTTATGACACAATGTATTCATATACAGGTGCCAGCAAGCGTCAGGAATGGGTTGCTCATCTCCAATCCGGGGCTGGAATTGTGGCTGATAGTAATCCTGATGAGGAACAGATAGAATGCGAGAATAAAGTAGCCGGTCTGTGCCGAGCCATTGACTTGGCCGAGTCAGCTTTTGTAAAGGGAAGACACAAACCGTCAGTCAAGATAAATGGTTCTGTGCCAAATCTATTTTCAAGGGTACAACGTCAAACATCTGTTATGTCGAAGGACAGAGTACATGAGAAAAGAAACTAG